In one Conger conger chromosome 5, fConCon1.1, whole genome shotgun sequence genomic region, the following are encoded:
- the LOC133128957 gene encoding E3 ubiquitin-protein ligase TRIM35-like, giving the protein LEEDLSCPVCTEIFRDPVVLSCSHSFCKACLQQYWDQKGSQECPVCRRRSSKEHPLTNLSLRNICETFLKERSQRAKAVSEVFCSLHSEKLKVFCLEDQIPICAICQISKNHDNHKMRPVQEAAEEYKEKLRTALAPLQEKREAFNAVKLICDQTAEHIKSQAQHTERQIKMEFEKLQQFLKDEEAARITALREEEEQKSRMMKEKIEKMTVEISSLSEQIKAIEQEVGAEDISFLQSYKDTQNRAQCTLGDPEKVSGALIDVAKHLGNLKYRVWEKMLGTVQYTPVTLDPNSAHPKLSFSEDLTSVRWSEERQQVPDNPERFDGWGWVLGSEGFSSGRHCCDVEVGGVAWRVGVVKESISRKGRVDASPAGGVWSIGLYDGKYTAMTSPRKHLTVQRDLQRVRVQLDWDRGEVSFSDPSNNTPLYTFNHSFTERLFPFFSSVKTLRICPLAVSVSVK; this is encoded by the exons ctggaagaggacctctcctgtcctgtgtgcactgaaatcttcagggatcctgttgtcctgagttgcagtcacagcttctgtaaggcctgtctgcagcagtactgggatcagaagggatctcaggagtgcccagtttgcaggagaagatcttcgAAGGAACATCCTCTCACTAACCTGTCTCTGAGGAATATCTGTGAGAcgttcttaaaggagagaagtcagagagctaaAGCAGTATCTGAAGtgttctgcagtctgcacagtgagaaactcaaagtCTTCTGTTTGGAGGATCAAATACCTATCTGTGCTATCTGTCAAATTTCCAAAAACCATGACAACCACAAAATGcgaccagttcaggaggctgcagaagagTATAAG gagaaactcaggactgcactggctccactgcaggagaagcgagaagcctttaatgcagtgaagctaatctgtgatcaaacagcagagcacatcaag agccaggcccagcacacagagagacagataaagatggagtttgagaaacttcagcagttcctaaaagatgaagaggcagccaggatcactgcactgagggaggaagaggagcagaagagtcggatgatgaaggagaagattgagaagatgacagtagagatatcatccctttcagaacagatcaaAGCCATAGAACAGGAGGTGGGAGCTGAAGAcatctcattcctgcag agctacaaggacacacaaaacag agcccagtgcaccctgggggatccagagaaggtctcaggagcgctgattgatgtggccaagcacctgggcaatctgaagtacagagtgtgggagaagatgctggggactgttcaataca ctcctgtgactctggacccaaatTCAGCACATCCCAAACTCTCATTTtctgaggatctgaccagtgtgagatGGAGTgaagagagacagcaggttcctgataatccagagagatttgatgggtggggttgggtgctgggctctgagggattcagctcagggagacactgctgcgatgtagaagtggggggtgtggcctggcgggtgggtgtggttaaagagtccatcagcaggaaagggcgTGTGGATGCGAGCccagcaggaggagtgtggagtatAGGGCTATACGATGGGAAATACACAGCCATGACCTCCCCACGTAAACacctcactgtgcagagggacctccagagggtcagagtgcagctggactgggacagaggggaggtgtcattctctgaccccagtaacaacactcctctctacacttttaaccactccttcactgagagactgtttccattCTTTAGTTCTGTGAAGACTTTGCGGATCTGCCCACTggctgtgtctgtaagtgttaAATAG
- the LOC133129126 gene encoding E3 ubiquitin-protein ligase TRIM35-like, with product MASGSPSLLEEELSCPVCSEIFRDPVVLSCSHSFCKVCLQQYWDQKGSLECPVCRRRSSKENPPINLSLKNICEMFLKDRSQRAKAGSEVLCSLHSEKLKVFCLDDQIPICVICQISKKHENHKMRPVKEAAEEYKKKLRTALAPLQEKLEAFNAVKLICDQTAEHIKSQAQHTERQIKMEFEKLQQFLKDEEAAGITALREEEEQKSRMMKEKIEKMTEEISSLSEQIRALEQELGAEDISFLLNIKSSLLALQSQCTLGDPETVSGALIDVAKHLGNLKYRVWEKMLGTVQYTPVTLDPNTAYPKLSLSEDLTSVRRSGERQQVPDNPERFDWLWVLGSEGFSSGRHCWDVEVGGVAWRVGVVKESISRKGGGYVSPAAGVWSIELCDGKYRALTSPLTLLTVQRDLQRVRVQLDWDRGEVSFSDPRDNTPLYTFEHSFTERLFPVFSPVETVRICPLKVSLSVK from the exons atggcgtctggatctccttctctcctggaagaggagctctcctgtcctgtgtgctctgaaatcttcagggatcctgttgtcctgagttgcagccacagcttctgtaaggtctgtctgcagcagtactgggatcagaagggatctctggagtgcccagtttgcaggagaagatcttcaAAGGAAAATCCTCCCATTAACCTGTCTCTGAAGAATATCTGTGAGATGTTCTTAAAGGACAGAAGTCAGAGAGctaaagcaggatctgaagtgctctgcagtctgcacagtgagaaactcaaagtCTTCTGTTTGGATGATCAAATACCCATCTGTGTTATCTGTCAAATttccaaaaaacatgaaaaccacaaaatgcGACCAGTTAAGGAGGCTGCAGAAGAGTATAAG aagaaactcaggactgcactggctccactgcaggagaagctagaagcctttaatgcagtgaagctaatctgtgatcaaacagcagagcacatcaag agccaggcccagcacacagagagacagataaagatggagtttgagaaacttcagcagttcctaaaagatgaagaggcagccgggatcactgcactgagggaggaagaggagcagaagagtcggatgatgaaggagaagattgagaagatgacGGAAGAaatatcatccctttcagaacagatcagagccttagaacaggagctgggagctgaagacatctcattcct GTTAAATATCAAGAGTAGTTTATTAGCTCTGCAGT cccagtgcaccctgggggatccagagacggtctcaggagcgctgattgatgtggccaagcacctgggcaatctgaagtacagagtgtgggagaagatgctggggactgttcaataca ctcctgtgactctggacccaaacacagcatatcccaaactctcactgtctgaggatctgaccagtgtgagacgcagtggtgagagacagcaggttcctgataatccagagagatttgattggttgtgggtgctgggctctgagggattcagctcagggagacactgctgggatgtagaagtggggggtgtggcctggcgggtgggtgtggttaaagagtccatcagcaggaaagggggtGGGTATGTGAGCCCAGCAGCAGGAGTGTGGAGTATAGAGCTGTGCGATGGGAAATACAGAGCCCTGACCTCCCCACTCACACTCCTCACTGTGCAAAGGGAcctccagagggtcagagtgcagctggactgggacaggggggaggtgtcattctctgaccccagggacaacactcctctctacacttttgaacactccttcactgagagactgtttccaGTCTTTAGTCCTGTGGAGACAGTGCGGATCTGCCCACTGAAGGTGTCTCTAAGTGTAAAATAG
- the LOC133128956 gene encoding E3 ubiquitin-protein ligase TRIM35-like: MASGSPSLLEEELTCPVCSEIFRDPVVLSCSHSFCKACLQQYWDQKGSLECPVCRRRSSKENPLTNLSLRNICETFLKERSQRAEAGSEVFCSLHSEKLKVFCLDDQIPICAICQISKKHENHKMRPVQEAAEEYKEKLRTALAPLQEKLEAFNAVKLICDQTAEHIKSQAQHTERQIKMEFEKLQQFLKDEEATRITALREEEEQKSCMMKEKIEKMTEEISSLSEQIRALEQELGAEDVSFEKVSGALIDVAKHLGNLNYRVWEKMLGTVQYTPVTLDPNTADPKLSLSEDLTSVRRSGERQQVPDHPERFDWGWWVLGSEGFSSGRHCWDVEVGCVAWRVGVVKESISRKGGGYVSPAAGVWSIELCDGKYRALTSPLTHLTVQRNLQRVRVQLDWDRGEVSFSDPSDNTPLYTFKHSFTERLFPVFGTLGTVRICPLKVSVSVKS, translated from the exons atggcgtctggatctccttctctcctggaagaggagctcacctgtcctgtgtgctctgaaatcttcagggatcctgttgtcctgagttgcagtcacagcttctgtaaggcctgtctgcagcagtactgggatcagaagggatctctggagtgcccagtttgcaggagaagatcttcgAAGGAAAATCCTCTCACAAACCTGTCTCTGAGGAATATCTGTGAGAcgttcttaaaggagagaagtcagagagctgaagcaggatctgaagtgttctgcagtctgcacagtgagaaactcaaagtCTTCTGTTTGGATGATCAAATACCCATCTGTGCTATCTGTCAAATttccaaaaaacatgaaaaccacaaaatgcgaccagttcaggaggctgcagaagagTATAAG gagaaactcaggactgcactggctccactgcaggagaagctagaagcctttaatgcagtgaagctaatctgtgatcaaacagcagagcacatcaag agccaggcccagcacacagagagacagataaagatggagtttgagaaacttcagcagttcctaaaagatgaagaggcaaccaggatcactgcactgagggaggaagaagAGCAGAAGAGTTGcatgatgaaggagaagattgaaaagatgacagaagagatatcatccctttcagaacagatcagagccttagaacaggagctgggagctgaagacgtctcattc gagaaggtctcaggagcgttgattgatgtggccaagcacctgggcaatctgaactacagagtgtgggagaagatgctggggactgttcaataca ctcctgtgactctggacccaaacacagcagatcccaaactctcactgtctgaggatctgaccagtgtgagacgcagtggtgagagacagcaggttcctgATCATCCTGAGAGATTTGATTGGGGGTGGtgggtgctgggctctgagggattcagctcagggagacactgctgggatgtagaagtggggTGTGTGGCCTGgcgggtgggtgtggttaaagagtccatcagcaggaaagggggtGGGTATGTGAGCCCAGCAGCAGGAGTGTGGAGTATAGAGCTGTGCGATGGGAAATACAGAGCCCTGAcctccccactcacacacctcactgtgcagaggaacctccagagggtcagagtgcagctggactgggacaggggggaggtgtcattctctgaccccagtgacaacactcctctctacacttttaaacactccttcactgagagactgtttccaGTCTTTGGTACTCTGGGGACTGTGCGGATCTGCCCACTGAAGGTGTCTGTAAGTGTAAAATCATAA